Proteins from one Rosa chinensis cultivar Old Blush chromosome 7, RchiOBHm-V2, whole genome shotgun sequence genomic window:
- the LOC112180306 gene encoding transcription factor MYB113 codes for MEDQSGLRRGAWTIEEDNLLRQCIAKHGEGRWRLIPPAAGLNRCGKSCRLRWVNYLKPDIKRGDFEDDEVDLLHRLHNLLGNRWSLIAGRLPGRTANDVKNFWNTKRRRDKPQRLVKPIILRPKPRRLISTSSLCLTGQGLIGDQSQLKKNISMALPTSSASPTSPIQQEIDRLRAFLEEEESIRTTTCFSLTPEGLFIEDHIQSENSISCRALPTSTALEDQLDWWMTFLDR; via the exons ATGGAGGACCAGTCGGGTTTGAGAAGAGGTGCATGGACCATAGAAGAAGATAATCTTCTGAGGCAGTGTATTGCAAAGCATGGAGAAGGAAGATGGCGGCTGATTCCTCCAGCTGCAG GCTTAAACAGATGCGGGAAGAGCTGTAGGCTAAGATGGGTCAATTATCTGAAACCGGATATAAAGAGAGGAGATTTCGAGGACGATGAAGTAGATCTCCTCCATAGGCTTCACAACCTTTTAGGCAACAG GTGGTCATTGATTGCTGGAAGACTTCCGGGAAGAACAGCAAATGATGTGAAAAACTTTTGGAACACCAAGCGGCGTCGGGACAAACCACAAAGATTGGTGAAGCCCATCATACTAAGACCTAAACCACGAAGGTTAATCTCGACCAGTTCACTCTGTTTGACGGGTCAAGGTTTAATCGGAGACCAAAGTCAGTTAAAAAAGAATATTAGCATGGCTTTACCAACATCATCAGCGTCACCAACATCACCAATACAGCAGGAAATTGATCGGTTGCGAGCCtttttagaggaggaggagagtatTCGAACCACAACCTGTTTTAGTTTGACCCCTGAAGGATTATTTATTGAAGATCATATTCAATCAGAAAACAGCATTAGCTGCAGGGCTTTACCAACATCAACAGCATTAGAGGATCAGCTTGATTGGTGGATGACATTCTTAGATCGATAA